The following are encoded in a window of Rosa chinensis cultivar Old Blush chromosome 4, RchiOBHm-V2, whole genome shotgun sequence genomic DNA:
- the LOC112199894 gene encoding F-box protein At1g67340 produces the protein MRTRGGVCYPRVVEDEKMKRVTKKRKVCLATGKGMVCRKRTKMIPVGPDMFDDLPDDLVLCILSKLSSTANCPSDFINVLITCKRLNGLGLQSQVLSKASPKTFPVKPHNWSESAHRFLKMLADAGNVEACYTLGMIRFYCLQSRGSGASLMAKAAIGGYAPALYSLAVIQFNGSGGSKNDKDLRAGVALCARAAFLGHIDALRELGHCLQDGYGVRQNITEGRRFLVQANARELALVLASAAASGIPMRQLLTWTPLPHPHPHPHPQLRHLTGSGCPLLSDFGCNVPAPEVHPANRFLGDWFAGRADGLPGPGLRLCSHVGCGRPETRRHEFRRCSVCGAVNYCSRACQALDWKLRHKAECAAVERWVDEDGEGAEGEEAVNEGDDVMEES, from the exons ATGAGAACCAGAGGAGGGGTTTGCTATCCCAGAGTTGTTGAAGatgagaagatgaagagagtGACCAAGAAGAGGAAGGTGTGTCTGGCTACCGGAAAAGGAATGGTTTGCCGGAAAAGGACTAAGATGATTCCGGTTGGGCCAGATATGTTCGACGATTTGCCGGACGACCTTGTGCTCTGTATTCTCTCCAAGCTCAGCTCCACTGCCAACTGCCCTTCCGATTTCATCAACGTTCTGATAAC ATGCAAGAGATTGAACGGATTGGGCCTGCAATCACAAGTACTGTCTAAAGCTTCCCCGAAAACGTTTCCGGTGAAGCCCCATAACTGGTCCGAGTCGGCTCACCGATTCCTCAAGATGTTGGCCGACGCCGGCAACGTCGAGGCTTGCTATACTCTCGGCATG ATTCGCTTTTACTGCTTGCAAAGCCGAGGCAGCGGCGCGTCTCTGATGGCAAAGGCCGCGATTGGCGGTTACGCGCCGGCGCTCTACTCTCTGGCTGTGATTCAGTTCAATGGGAGCGGCGGCTCCAAGAACGACAAGGACCTCCGTGCCGGAGTTGCTCTGTGCGCGCGTGCTGCCTTTCTCGGCCACATCGACGCTCTCCGGGAGCTGGGGCACTGCCTCCAAGACGGCTACGGCGTCCGGCAGAACATCACGGAGGGAAGACGGTTCCTGGTCCAGGCCAACGCGCGTGAACTCGCGTTGGTTCTGGCATCTGCTGCGGCTTCTGGAATCCCCATGCGGCAGTTGCTGACGTGGACGCCGCTCCCGCATCCTCATCCCCACCCTCATCCTCAGTTGCGTCACCTGACCGGGTCGGGTTGCCCCCTGCTCAGCGACTTCGGGTGCAACGTGCCCGCTCCGGAGGTCCACCCGGCGAACCGGTTCTTGGGAGATTGGTTCGCGGGCCGGGCCGACGGTCTGCCCGGACCGGGTCTGAGGCTGTGCTCTCACGTGGGGTGTGGGAGGCCCGAGACTAGGAGACACGAGTTCCGTCGGTGTTCGGTGTGCGGGGCAGTGAACTACTGCTCACGCGCCTGCCAGGCGCTTGACTGGAAACTGCGGCACAAGGCCGAGTGCGCCGCCGTGGAGAGGTGGGTGGATGAGGACGGAGAAGGCGCGGAGGGTGAGGAAGCCGTTAACGAGGGCGATGACGTCATGGAAGAGAGTTAA